The Methanoregula boonei 6A8 genome has a window encoding:
- a CDS encoding ammonium transporter, translating into MALDTGVTTWLMVSALLVMLMTPGVGFFYGGLVRKKNFISMIALSFLVLSLTSIQWILYGYSLAFGPDVGGFIGNLQYLGLSGVSATATGVAAYPPLVYMVFQLFFASVTLTIVTSAVAERVKLTSFIVFSLIWLTIVYCPIAHWAWGGGWAQQMGLIDFAGGTVVEICSGFAALALAMVIGKRAGFGEYSLEPHNIPIALLGAALLWFGWFGFNAGSALAVNASAVTAFVNTNTAAAAGALAWMFASWYKGKPSSLGMVSGAIAGMVAITPAAGFVTPLVAVLIGAVAGVLCFGMMLLRISRQLDESLDAWAIHGMGGVWGTLATGLFAAAAVAGFSGFFEGNTHQLVANTIGALAAVAYAFVMTFVIAWILDRVIGLRVTPDEEYVGLDICHHGERA; encoded by the coding sequence ATGGCTCTTGATACCGGTGTTACCACCTGGCTCATGGTCTCGGCGCTGCTGGTCATGCTCATGACCCCGGGCGTCGGGTTTTTCTATGGCGGACTTGTACGCAAAAAGAACTTCATCTCGATGATTGCCCTCTCGTTCCTGGTGCTTTCCCTTACCAGTATCCAGTGGATCCTCTATGGGTACTCGCTTGCGTTTGGCCCTGATGTGGGGGGATTTATCGGCAACCTCCAGTACCTGGGGCTTTCCGGCGTGAGCGCCACCGCCACCGGCGTTGCGGCCTACCCGCCGCTGGTGTACATGGTATTCCAGCTCTTCTTTGCCTCGGTCACGCTTACCATCGTGACTTCCGCGGTTGCCGAACGGGTCAAACTGACGTCGTTTATCGTATTTTCCCTGATCTGGCTGACCATCGTATACTGCCCGATCGCACACTGGGCATGGGGAGGCGGCTGGGCCCAGCAGATGGGCCTTATTGATTTTGCCGGCGGGACAGTCGTTGAGATCTGCTCAGGTTTTGCGGCCCTTGCTCTGGCGATGGTAATAGGGAAACGGGCCGGCTTTGGCGAATACTCGCTAGAACCGCACAATATCCCAATAGCTCTCCTGGGTGCGGCCCTGCTCTGGTTTGGGTGGTTCGGGTTTAATGCCGGGAGTGCCCTTGCGGTGAATGCGAGTGCGGTTACGGCTTTTGTGAACACGAACACCGCGGCTGCTGCAGGTGCCCTCGCGTGGATGTTTGCCAGCTGGTACAAGGGCAAGCCCAGTTCACTGGGCATGGTAAGCGGGGCCATTGCCGGGATGGTGGCAATCACTCCTGCAGCCGGCTTTGTGACCCCTCTTGTAGCTGTCCTTATTGGTGCCGTAGCCGGCGTGCTCTGCTTTGGCATGATGCTTTTACGGATCAGCAGGCAGCTTGATGAGAGCCTGGATGCATGGGCGATTCATGGCATGGGCGGGGTCTGGGGGACGCTTGCCACCGGTCTCTTTGCTGCTGCAGCCGTGGCCGGCTTTTCCGGGTTTTTTGAAGGTAATACCCACCAGCTGGTGGCAAACACGATCGGCGCCTTGGCAGCAGTGGCGTACGCATTTGTCATGACCTTTGTTATCGCGTGGATCCTTGACCGGGTCATTGGTCTGCGAGTCACCCCGGACGAGGAATATGTAGGGCTCGATATCTGCCATCACGGCGAACGGGCATAA
- the glnA gene encoding type I glutamate--ammonia ligase, translating into MSADVTKLLKKIEADDVQFIRLQFTDVPGMPKNAAIPVAQAEKSLTDGTWFDGSSIEGFTRIEESDMLLKADPASYALLPWRPQEGKVARFMCDVYTYGNKPFEGDPRYVLKKVLADAAKMGYTYNTGPELEFFLFNLVDGKPTTQFADQGCYFDLAPMDKAEDVRREIVLSLKSMGLEIEMSHHEVAASQHEIDFKYADALTTADRVMTYKFAAKAIALRHGLHASFMAKPIAGINGSGMHTHGSLAKNGKNAFYDANAKDGLSDTALYYIGGLLKHAKAITRVANPTINSYKRLVPGYEAPCYISWSTTNRSAQIRIPAARGNSTRAEFRSPDPMCNPYLTFACLLAAGLDGIKNKIMPPDPTNTNIYHLSAKERKKMKIDMLPGSLAESQAELVKDKVICEALGPHILETLATIAEAETDAFRLAVHPWELDRYLATY; encoded by the coding sequence ATGTCTGCGGATGTTACCAAACTGCTCAAAAAGATTGAAGCGGACGACGTACAGTTCATCCGGCTCCAGTTCACCGATGTACCCGGCATGCCCAAGAATGCCGCAATCCCGGTTGCCCAGGCAGAAAAGTCCCTGACCGACGGGACCTGGTTTGACGGATCCTCTATCGAGGGTTTCACCCGGATCGAGGAATCTGATATGCTTTTAAAGGCCGACCCTGCCTCGTACGCGCTCCTGCCATGGAGGCCCCAGGAAGGAAAGGTTGCCCGGTTCATGTGCGATGTGTACACCTACGGGAACAAACCCTTTGAAGGCGACCCCCGCTACGTGCTCAAGAAGGTCCTGGCAGATGCGGCAAAGATGGGTTACACCTACAACACCGGTCCCGAACTCGAGTTTTTCCTCTTCAATCTTGTTGACGGGAAGCCGACCACCCAGTTTGCCGACCAGGGATGCTACTTTGATCTTGCTCCTATGGACAAGGCAGAAGACGTCCGCAGGGAAATTGTCCTCTCCCTGAAAAGCATGGGTCTTGAGATCGAGATGTCCCACCACGAAGTTGCGGCAAGCCAGCACGAGATCGACTTTAAGTACGCCGATGCCCTGACCACCGCGGACCGGGTGATGACGTATAAGTTTGCGGCAAAGGCAATCGCGCTCAGGCATGGCCTGCACGCATCCTTCATGGCAAAGCCGATCGCCGGAATCAACGGCAGCGGCATGCACACCCACGGCTCGCTTGCAAAGAACGGCAAGAATGCATTTTATGATGCAAATGCAAAAGACGGCCTCTCCGATACCGCTCTCTACTACATTGGCGGTCTCTTAAAGCATGCAAAGGCCATCACCCGGGTTGCAAACCCGACGATCAACTCCTACAAGCGGCTTGTCCCCGGTTACGAGGCACCCTGCTATATCTCGTGGAGCACCACCAACCGCTCGGCCCAGATCCGTATTCCGGCCGCCCGCGGCAACAGCACCCGTGCGGAGTTCCGGAGCCCGGACCCGATGTGCAACCCGTATCTCACGTTTGCCTGCCTGCTCGCTGCTGGTCTTGACGGTATCAAAAACAAGATTATGCCGCCAGACCCTACCAACACCAACATCTACCATCTTTCCGCAAAAGAGAGAAAGAAGATGAAGATCGATATGCTGCCCGGCAGCCTTGCGGAGTCCCAGGCAGAACTTGTCAAGGACAAGGTCATCTGCGAAGCGCTCGGCCCGCACATCCTTGAGACCCTTGCTACTATTGCAGAGGCAGAGACCGATGCGTTCCGTCTCGCGGTTCACCCGTGGGAACTGGACCGGTACCTCGCTACCTACTAA
- a CDS encoding class II glutamine amidotransferase — protein sequence MCGIIGVIDKRRRPMDGSKIRESLAQMDERGNGEGAGYAAYGIYPDYKDAYALHVFFDNVKENKPALVKELESWGTIVHDEPIPTFEAGIKKVHTPWRFFFKPDISRAQEPGETADEIVMQLVMRVNTARRGTLIFSSGKNMGVFKASGWPEQVADLYRIQDYQGYLWIAHNRYPTNTAGWWGGAHPFNLLDWSVVHNGEITSYGTNQRYIESYGYRCTMYTDTEVVAYLVDLLVRKHGLSEKLAVKALAPPFWDEIDVMPAKEQELNRALRLTYGPALMNGPFAICVATPDMLLGFTDRIKLRPLVTGEHGDRLFISSEEAAIRRIEPEIADVSMPKAGEPVIGRVIA from the coding sequence ATGTGTGGAATTATCGGTGTTATCGACAAACGCCGCCGGCCCATGGACGGCAGTAAGATACGGGAATCGCTTGCCCAGATGGACGAGCGGGGAAACGGGGAAGGCGCCGGTTACGCGGCCTACGGCATTTACCCTGACTACAAGGATGCCTACGCCCTCCATGTCTTCTTTGACAATGTAAAGGAGAACAAACCGGCCCTGGTAAAAGAGCTCGAATCATGGGGTACGATAGTCCATGATGAACCCATTCCCACTTTCGAGGCCGGGATAAAGAAAGTCCACACTCCCTGGCGTTTTTTTTTCAAGCCTGACATCAGCCGTGCACAGGAACCCGGAGAGACCGCAGATGAAATTGTCATGCAGCTGGTCATGCGTGTCAACACCGCACGCAGGGGTACGCTTATCTTCTCATCGGGAAAGAACATGGGCGTCTTCAAGGCTTCGGGATGGCCTGAACAAGTTGCCGACCTGTACCGGATCCAGGACTACCAGGGATATCTCTGGATCGCCCACAACCGCTACCCCACAAATACTGCCGGCTGGTGGGGCGGGGCACACCCGTTTAACCTGCTTGACTGGAGCGTTGTCCACAACGGGGAGATCACTTCGTACGGCACCAACCAGCGCTATATCGAGAGCTACGGGTACAGGTGCACGATGTACACCGACACCGAAGTTGTTGCTTACCTCGTCGATCTCCTGGTGCGAAAGCACGGGCTTTCCGAGAAACTGGCGGTCAAAGCCCTTGCCCCGCCGTTCTGGGACGAGATCGATGTGATGCCGGCAAAGGAGCAGGAACTCAACCGGGCACTCCGGCTCACGTACGGTCCGGCGCTCATGAACGGACCGTTTGCGATCTGTGTTGCCACTCCTGACATGCTCCTGGGTTTTACCGACCGGATCAAGCTCCGCCCGCTTGTTACCGGTGAACATGGCGATCGGCTCTTCATCTCCAGCGAAGAGGCCGCCATCCGGCGCATCGAACCGGAGATTGCTGACGTGAGTATGCCCAAGGCCGGCGAACCTGTGATCGGGAGGGTCATCGCATGA
- a CDS encoding glutamate synthase-related protein, with protein MSIGSIPLRFKVELDTGQCMNCGRCIENCSYGVYRREGDRIVVNSRNCVACHRCTAFCPRDAISIYEKPTDYRSHPVWTREVREAVFNQAKTGKIIVAGMGNVLPYPMIFDRLLLDACQVTNPSIDPLREPMELRTYIGKKPAALSVKEHPNGDTDLLTTLAPNLKLETPIMIGHMSYGAISLNAQTALAKAAKKMGTFLGTGEGGLHESLYPYQDHMIVQVASGRFGVDINYLERGAAIEIKIGQGAKPGIGGHLPGEKVCADVSCTRMIPEGSDAISPAPHHDIYSIEDLKQLVHSLKEATEWKKPVFVKIAAVHNSAAIAAGIARSGADAVVVDGFRGGTGAAPRVFRDHVGIPVEAAVASVDEKLRKQGIRNEVSIIASGGIRQSADIAKVICLGADAVYIGTSALVAMGCRVCGTCNRGVCAWGIATQRPELTKRLDPETNAVQVANLIHAWTDEIAELMGAAGINSIESLRGNRDRLRGYMLDEGLLKVLDVKTVGA; from the coding sequence ATGAGTATCGGGAGCATCCCGCTCAGGTTCAAGGTAGAGCTTGACACCGGGCAGTGCATGAACTGCGGGCGCTGCATCGAGAACTGCTCGTACGGCGTGTACCGCCGGGAGGGCGACCGGATCGTGGTCAACTCGCGCAACTGCGTTGCCTGTCATCGCTGTACCGCATTCTGTCCCCGTGATGCGATCAGCATCTACGAGAAGCCCACGGACTACCGGAGCCACCCGGTCTGGACCCGCGAGGTCAGGGAGGCAGTCTTCAACCAGGCAAAAACGGGAAAGATCATCGTTGCCGGTATGGGCAACGTGCTTCCCTATCCTATGATTTTTGACCGGCTCCTGCTCGATGCCTGCCAGGTCACCAACCCCTCCATCGACCCGCTCCGCGAGCCCATGGAGCTGCGCACCTATATTGGGAAAAAGCCCGCTGCCCTCTCCGTAAAAGAGCACCCAAACGGCGACACGGATCTCCTTACCACGCTCGCGCCGAACCTCAAGCTCGAGACCCCGATCATGATCGGCCACATGAGTTATGGTGCGATCAGCCTGAACGCCCAGACCGCCCTTGCAAAAGCGGCAAAGAAGATGGGCACCTTCCTTGGCACCGGTGAGGGAGGATTACACGAGTCGCTCTACCCGTACCAGGACCACATGATCGTGCAGGTCGCGTCGGGCCGGTTCGGGGTTGACATCAACTACCTTGAACGGGGAGCGGCAATCGAGATCAAGATCGGCCAGGGCGCAAAGCCGGGTATAGGTGGGCACCTGCCGGGCGAAAAGGTCTGCGCAGATGTCTCCTGTACCCGGATGATCCCCGAAGGAAGCGACGCAATCAGCCCGGCACCGCACCATGACATCTACAGTATCGAGGACCTAAAACAGCTCGTGCACAGCCTCAAAGAGGCAACCGAGTGGAAGAAGCCGGTCTTTGTCAAGATCGCAGCCGTGCACAACTCTGCCGCGATTGCAGCCGGCATTGCCCGCTCGGGCGCCGATGCCGTGGTCGTGGACGGGTTCCGCGGCGGGACGGGAGCTGCCCCCCGGGTCTTCCGTGACCACGTAGGCATCCCGGTCGAGGCGGCAGTTGCAAGTGTCGATGAAAAACTTCGCAAACAGGGGATCCGCAATGAGGTCTCGATCATCGCAAGCGGAGGGATCCGGCAGAGCGCGGATATCGCAAAGGTCATCTGCCTTGGGGCTGACGCAGTGTACATCGGCACCTCCGCACTCGTTGCGATGGGCTGCCGGGTCTGCGGTACCTGCAACCGGGGAGTCTGCGCGTGGGGGATCGCGACCCAGAGGCCGGAGCTCACAAAAAGGCTTGACCCGGAGACAAACGCGGTGCAGGTTGCAAACCTGATCCACGCGTGGACCGACGAGATTGCAGAGCTGATGGGCGCAGCCGGCATCAACTCAATCGAGAGCCTGCGGGGCAACCGCGACCGGCTCCGGGGCTACATGCTCGACGAAGGCCTGCTCAAAGTACTGGATGTAAAAACCGTGGGGGCGTAA
- a CDS encoding GltB/FmdC/FwdC-like GXGXG domain-containing protein — MAAVRIDAKDLHYTPLNQQIRKAICDGAKEIVIDNVLGQRFIGDGLRGNDVTITVNGVPGGDLAMFMSGPTVIVHGNADHAPGNTMNQGKVIIHGSAGDATAHSMRGGRVYVRDNIGYRGGIHMKQYMEKRPILVVGGSARAFLGEYMAGGLLIVLGLNGQPPVAERGVGSGIHGGEIYVRGKIDTKYLGVGAKQEPATPDQMAILKPIIEDFAKAYGIDAAPLVSASYSRIAAVSARPFASKYTPE, encoded by the coding sequence ATGGCAGCAGTACGCATTGATGCAAAGGACCTGCACTATACGCCGCTCAACCAGCAGATACGAAAAGCGATCTGCGATGGCGCAAAGGAGATCGTAATCGACAATGTGCTCGGCCAGCGGTTTATCGGGGACGGCCTCAGGGGAAATGACGTAACCATAACCGTCAACGGTGTTCCCGGAGGAGACCTTGCGATGTTCATGAGCGGGCCGACCGTAATTGTCCACGGCAACGCCGACCATGCGCCGGGCAACACGATGAACCAGGGCAAGGTGATCATCCACGGAAGTGCCGGCGATGCAACAGCACACTCCATGCGGGGCGGGAGGGTGTATGTCCGGGACAATATCGGGTACCGGGGCGGTATCCACATGAAGCAGTACATGGAGAAACGCCCGATCCTTGTGGTCGGCGGCTCTGCCCGGGCGTTCCTTGGCGAGTACATGGCCGGGGGCCTTCTCATTGTCCTTGGCCTTAACGGCCAGCCACCGGTTGCGGAACGGGGTGTAGGCAGCGGGATCCACGGCGGCGAGATCTATGTCCGCGGGAAAATAGACACAAAGTATCTCGGGGTTGGTGCAAAGCAGGAGCCGGCAACTCCCGATCAGATGGCGATCCTAAAGCCCATCATCGAGGACTTTGCAAAGGCATACGGGATCGATGCAGCACCCCTCGTTTCTGCATCCTATTCCCGGATCGCGGCAGTAAGCGCACGGCCGTTTGCAAGCAAGTATACACCGGAGTGA
- a CDS encoding Coenzyme F420 hydrogenase/dehydrogenase, beta subunit C-terminal domain translates to MAEKSYLDLKSEVWDEKKCSGCGACVAVCPADALSFAEGEMVTSPRSNGYCKQATDNVPCGACYAVCPRTGEQSTGTLGAHLDLFTAKSTFAIPHRQSGGAVTAILANALEQGLIDAVVTVTEDPWTLKPSSAVITKSEVLIREAGSRYGWWVPLLAALKEACITRKYTKVAVIGVPCAVQAAARIRSSDNDLLRPYAKGIRLVVGLFCTETFDYAGLVHGKLEKKYHLAPHEIKKLDVKGKLDILKQDDSHLSIPLADLEETIRPGCRICTDFSSLSADLSAGSVGSPAGYTTLVVRTDTGRGFVESALRNGKLEKGPGVDTAAIEKLAATKIRKNAKK, encoded by the coding sequence ATGGCAGAAAAGAGTTATCTCGATTTGAAAAGCGAGGTCTGGGATGAGAAGAAATGCTCGGGGTGCGGTGCCTGCGTCGCGGTCTGCCCGGCCGATGCCCTCTCCTTTGCCGAAGGGGAGATGGTGACAAGCCCGAGGAGTAACGGCTACTGCAAGCAGGCGACCGACAATGTCCCCTGCGGGGCGTGCTACGCGGTCTGCCCCCGGACCGGCGAACAGTCCACCGGGACCCTCGGCGCACATCTCGATCTGTTCACGGCAAAATCGACCTTTGCAATCCCGCACCGGCAGAGCGGCGGCGCGGTGACCGCGATCCTTGCAAATGCCCTCGAACAGGGCCTGATCGATGCCGTTGTCACGGTGACCGAAGATCCCTGGACGCTCAAACCGTCATCAGCGGTCATCACAAAGTCCGAAGTTCTCATCCGCGAAGCCGGCAGCCGGTACGGCTGGTGGGTACCGCTCCTTGCCGCGCTTAAAGAAGCATGCATTACCCGGAAGTACACGAAGGTTGCCGTGATCGGGGTTCCCTGCGCAGTACAGGCAGCGGCCCGGATCCGGTCGAGCGACAACGATCTCCTCCGCCCGTACGCAAAAGGGATCCGGCTCGTTGTCGGTCTCTTCTGCACGGAGACTTTCGATTACGCGGGGCTCGTGCACGGCAAGCTCGAAAAGAAATACCATCTTGCCCCCCACGAGATAAAAAAACTGGACGTAAAGGGCAAGCTCGATATCCTCAAACAGGACGATTCCCATCTCTCCATCCCGCTTGCGGATCTTGAAGAGACCATCCGGCCGGGCTGCCGGATCTGCACGGACTTCTCCTCGCTCTCTGCCGATCTTTCGGCAGGGTCGGTAGGGAGCCCGGCGGGATACACAACGCTTGTGGTCCGCACCGATACCGGCAGAGGCTTTGTGGAGAGCGCTCTCCGGAACGGGAAACTGGAGAAAGGACCCGGGGTCGATACCGCTGCGATCGAGAAGCTTGCGGCGACAAAGATCCGGAAGAACGCAAAAAAATAA
- a CDS encoding P-II family nitrogen regulator has protein sequence MKMIKAMIRPEKFEDVKAALDTAGFGAMTIFDVEGRGVQRGIKQQYRGAEYVVDLIPKRELEIVVPDESAETVIETIRKAAYTGKVGDGQIFVLPVEDSIRVRTGERGSKGI, from the coding sequence ATGAAGATGATCAAGGCAATGATACGGCCCGAGAAGTTCGAAGATGTCAAAGCCGCCCTGGACACGGCAGGATTCGGGGCGATGACAATCTTCGATGTGGAAGGCCGCGGGGTCCAGCGGGGGATCAAGCAGCAGTACCGGGGCGCCGAGTATGTTGTCGACCTGATCCCCAAGCGCGAACTGGAGATCGTTGTCCCGGACGAGTCAGCAGAGACCGTAATCGAGACTATCAGGAAAGCCGCATACACCGGGAAGGTCGGCGATGGCCAGATCTTCGTTCTGCCGGTCGAGGACTCGATCCGGGTCCGGACGGGCGAGCGGGGATCCAAGGGGATCTGA
- a CDS encoding TMEM175 family protein, which translates to MPPEKSHSTYQFFKNLERLINLTDCIFAFAITLMVLSLTVPVVTKGNIAAELPVHLISEWPTFLIYAISFVIISEWWMAHHHIFQHIRKLDRTVSVLNFSFLFFITLIPFHTSLIIEYPETPVAVIFYAMTQACAGVVLAALWWYATKHRRLSDSDITDGYVHYRLIRLLGGSGVFLISIGIAVFNTYIAELSWIFIGILIWLVNKWFYRNDLLVSAEVD; encoded by the coding sequence ATGCCACCGGAAAAATCCCATTCAACATACCAGTTTTTCAAGAACCTCGAACGCCTGATTAATCTCACGGACTGTATATTCGCATTTGCAATAACCCTGATGGTCCTCTCGCTTACCGTTCCTGTTGTTACAAAAGGTAATATCGCCGCGGAACTCCCGGTACATCTCATCAGTGAATGGCCGACGTTTTTGATCTATGCCATTAGTTTTGTCATTATCAGCGAATGGTGGATGGCCCATCACCACATTTTCCAGCATATAAGAAAACTGGACCGGACCGTTAGCGTACTGAACTTTTCATTCCTTTTTTTTATTACCCTCATCCCGTTCCACACCTCGCTTATTATCGAGTATCCCGAGACTCCGGTTGCTGTGATATTTTATGCGATGACCCAGGCATGTGCCGGTGTTGTTCTTGCTGCTCTCTGGTGGTATGCAACAAAACATCGCAGACTTTCGGACTCTGATATCACTGACGGATATGTGCATTACCGGCTCATACGCCTGCTGGGCGGGTCAGGAGTATTTCTCATTTCGATAGGAATTGCAGTATTTAACACCTATATTGCCGAATTATCGTGGATTTTTATTGGGATCCTCATATGGCTGGTAAACAAATGGTTTTACCGGAATGATCTGCTGGTTTCCGCTGAGGTCGATTAA
- a CDS encoding response regulator, whose product MIPILYVDDDPGLLEICTLFFERTGEIEIDTASSVYEANKKMSSHSYECIIADYQMPGMNGIQFLQELRSRGNMTPFILFTSYNDDDSIKEAAYRRGAFSVVGKNSAEKNTIRTLIRTVYWAVLYDKDSKRSECLDPDTHQVRQEDNYERNRKDIDREPVRSEI is encoded by the coding sequence ATGATACCAATACTGTACGTGGACGATGACCCCGGCCTGCTTGAAATCTGCACCTTATTTTTCGAACGGACCGGGGAGATAGAGATCGATACTGCATCATCGGTATATGAGGCAAATAAAAAGATGAGTTCCCACTCGTATGAATGCATCATCGCCGACTACCAGATGCCAGGAATGAATGGGATCCAGTTTTTACAGGAATTGCGTTCCCGTGGCAACATGACCCCATTTATTCTTTTTACCTCCTATAATGACGATGACAGCATCAAAGAAGCGGCATACCGGCGTGGTGCTTTCAGCGTTGTCGGTAAAAATTCGGCAGAAAAAAATACGATCCGCACCCTTATCAGGACCGTATACTGGGCAGTTCTGTATGATAAGGATTCGAAGCGATCCGAATGCCTCGATCCAGACACGCACCAGGTAAGGCAGGAAGACAATTACGAAAGGAACCGAAAAGATATCGACCGTGAACCTGTCAGAAGCGAGATTTAA
- a CDS encoding response regulator has translation MGQVRDGPAVGISPSICIPSSGSEVTEKAPKKPGAKISVLYVEDRPFLLDVVKWYLESGGGIVVESAQSIADAVQKIGICRIDVVVIDYHQMGETTGTVLFQLKREFGISTPFIFFALSPSVAEEEARQSGQMQWVRNHTLSGIEELKRLIHVVLKCPGSCHEAREFYKSREYHP, from the coding sequence ATGGGACAAGTGCGCGATGGACCGGCTGTCGGGATAAGCCCCAGTATATGCATACCTTCCTCCGGGAGCGAGGTAACGGAAAAAGCCCCCAAAAAACCCGGGGCAAAAATTTCCGTCCTGTACGTGGAGGACCGCCCGTTTCTGCTTGATGTGGTCAAATGGTACCTTGAGAGCGGGGGAGGGATAGTTGTGGAGTCTGCACAGTCCATTGCAGACGCGGTCCAGAAAATCGGGATCTGCCGGATAGATGTCGTGGTGATCGATTACCACCAAATGGGGGAAACAACCGGCACTGTTCTGTTCCAGCTCAAAAGGGAATTTGGGATATCGACGCCGTTTATTTTTTTTGCCCTTTCACCCTCAGTTGCTGAGGAAGAGGCACGGCAATCCGGGCAGATGCAGTGGGTGCGAAATCACACGCTTTCCGGGATTGAGGAACTTAAAAGGCTGATCCACGTTGTTTTGAAGTGTCCCGGGTCATGTCATGAGGCCCGGGAATTCTACAAGTCACGGGAGTATCACCCATGA
- a CDS encoding COG1361 S-layer family protein translates to MEITFPQKSRIAIILLLMTAVLLVVPAQAGTRFFGGSPNLTAYIAGTDQFTAGSEIQIPVVIKNTEIDDNYEVSPDIVDRADVPTTAKFVTIAMGAGNAPVTVKTDPQMIGDIPSQAQQTVVFSAKVNENAPGGTYTLPLTINFTQFSSVDQLDNMGSFRYYYVPVNMTLTVPLVIKSEVIPEIVSATSENLVAGSSGYVNLTIANTGSLDGTKATVQITQHDDSPVSPVDSSVYIGDFPAGSTVSCQYKVSVAKDAENKTYPVDVTVLYQNDEGDFISSQTKTAGVPVGNRVTFVILSPQVIMSPGSTNTIQVEYENTGDSTIYNAEARVSVVAPFSSSSAVAYIGELAPGQTAVASYEISVAQAATLKQYGLDSEIRYNSALGDTYVSDPVKVSISVENLTGIQGIISNPVYVSLIIAVLIGIIYGVIHTRRKNR, encoded by the coding sequence ATGGAAATAACATTCCCACAAAAAAGCCGGATTGCAATCATCCTCCTTCTCATGACAGCAGTCCTTCTGGTTGTACCGGCGCAGGCCGGTACACGGTTCTTTGGAGGCAGCCCGAACCTGACGGCATACATAGCCGGCACCGACCAGTTTACAGCGGGAAGCGAGATCCAGATCCCGGTAGTAATCAAAAACACAGAAATCGACGATAATTATGAAGTATCCCCGGATATCGTGGACCGGGCAGATGTCCCCACTACTGCGAAATTTGTAACGATTGCGATGGGGGCAGGAAATGCGCCGGTCACCGTCAAGACCGATCCGCAGATGATTGGCGATATCCCCAGCCAGGCACAGCAGACCGTCGTATTCTCAGCGAAAGTCAACGAGAACGCCCCGGGCGGTACATACACGCTTCCGCTCACCATCAATTTCACGCAGTTCTCGTCCGTTGACCAGCTTGATAACATGGGATCGTTCCGGTATTATTACGTACCGGTGAACATGACGCTCACTGTGCCGCTGGTCATTAAATCTGAGGTGATCCCGGAGATCGTATCGGCAACGTCCGAGAACCTGGTGGCAGGTTCCAGCGGGTACGTGAACTTAACGATTGCAAATACCGGGTCGCTTGACGGCACAAAGGCAACGGTCCAGATCACACAACACGACGACAGCCCGGTAAGCCCTGTGGACTCCAGCGTGTACATCGGAGATTTCCCGGCAGGAAGCACGGTCTCGTGCCAGTACAAGGTCTCGGTTGCAAAGGATGCTGAAAACAAGACTTACCCGGTGGATGTGACCGTACTCTACCAGAACGATGAAGGCGACTTTATCTCCTCTCAGACCAAGACCGCGGGAGTACCAGTCGGAAACAGGGTGACATTTGTCATCCTCTCACCCCAGGTCATCATGAGCCCGGGCAGCACGAACACGATCCAGGTCGAATACGAAAACACCGGGGATAGTACGATCTACAATGCCGAGGCACGGGTAAGCGTGGTCGCTCCCTTTTCCAGCTCATCTGCTGTTGCATATATCGGCGAACTTGCCCCGGGACAGACCGCGGTTGCTTCTTACGAGATCAGCGTTGCACAGGCTGCCACACTCAAGCAGTACGGCCTTGATTCCGAGATCCGGTACAACAGTGCGCTCGGAGATACCTATGTGTCCGACCCCGTGAAGGTTTCCATCAGCGTGGAAAACCTTACCGGTATCCAGGGTATCATCTCCAATCCAGTGTATGTCTCCCTGATTATCGCAGTTCTCATCGGTATCATCTATGGTGTCATCCATACGAGGCGGAAAAACAGGTAA